The genome window CACAATCGCTATCTATTAAATCATTGTTTCAATAAAATAATACACCTTGAAAACACGGAGATCCAAGAGTTTGATGGGCGATACATCGACTATAACTTCTCGCTGCTTCAGACGAAGATCGAGTTACAAGAAATTGCAGTTGCTGAAGCTGAAGAAATTGAGAGATACGATCACATCATTGACAATCTTAGAGAGATCGCCACTTATAATTCGGAAGCCTCGAGAGGCAGAGCGTTAAAAGCCAGAGTCAGGTTTCAAGAGCGCTTGGAAGCACGTCGAATTAAAGAGCCCTTTGTCGATATCAAGCAGCCGAATATCCGTTTTGGCATCGAAAAGGAAATAGAAGACACCGTTGTGGTTAACGTCAATAACTATAGCGTTTCCTTTGACGAGTTGCTTTTGGACCATGTGAACTTTGAGATCAAATCGACAGATAAAGTAGCCCTGATCGGTCCAAACGGTACCGGAAAAACGACCTTACTCCGTGAAATCTTCCAAAACAATCAGGATTCCATTGAAATAAATGCTGATGCTACAGTGGCTTATTTATCTCAGTTTCAAGGTGAAATGCTTAAGGATTCGAATACCATACTAAATGACTTTATTGATGCCGGTTTTCAAACGTATGATGAGATTAGATCGCATCTTGTGCACTATGGCTTCGAAGGAGAAATCCTTGATCAGAAGATAGAGTCTTTATCTGGTGGAGAAAAAAACATGCTCCAATTGGCTAAAGTTGCTGCCAGTCAAGCGAGCGTATTGCTTCTTGACGAACCGACAAGCCATTTGGACATCTATAGCCAAATCGCATTGGAGAAAGCTATTGAGGACTACAAAGGTGCGATTCTCATGATTTCTCACGATTTCTATTCGGTTGTAAATGGTATGGATTATGTTTTGATTATCGAGGACAAGACGATTACTAAAATGAGTATTCAAGAATTTAGAGAGATGATATATACGAGTCATTTTAATGAAGACTATCTTGAAACGGAACAAAAGAAAAAGTCTGTTGAACTGAAAATCGAAATGGCTCTGAAAGATACTAATTTTGAACTTGCAAAAAGTCTGGTAGATGAGCTGGAAAAGCTGATTAAGTTGCTTTAGACAGCTAATTAGTTCATAAATTAAATCCCCCTGTATGCGGATTAAACCGTATACAGGGGGATTTCTTCTAGAAACAGCTAAACGAGCTAATTCGCTGCAGATCAATGCCGGTGTATAACCAGAAGAAGCCATTCCAGCGGAACCCAGCCACCGAATTTCTACCTACAAATACCGGGTACATCCAGAAGCCGGGACCACGATCCGGCCAAATATATGTGTAACGAAACAGACAGCCAGATATGGCTCTTGGATCAACTGCAAATAACGATGCGGGTTGCTGTGGAATGAATGATGGTGGCGGCCCGGTAGGTGCTTGCACGCCTTGTGGTCCACCGCCTCCACCACCGGGGAACGATGGCGGACCAGGCATTCCACCGGGTCCTCCTGGTCCCCCAGGTCCTCCGGGAAACCCAGGTCCACCAAACCCTCCGCCAGGTCCAAAAGGAGGTAAAAATGTCATATCACATCACTCCTGTTCATTAGTCTAATGTATTGTATGTAGGCCATTGAGCAGGGGAATGGGTGGGAGCCTATAGAAGGCCGCTAATTATAATGAAACGATCACAGCCGAAATGCTATTCCAGCAGTTCTAACTTTTAATAATATCTATAATTTGTTTTAGCGCCTTTTTGGCTTCAGGGATGGGGAATACCGGGAATACGTGATTCATTTTTGGATACTCGATATAATTGATATCTACAGATTGCCGGGCCGCTTTTTCTTTAAATTTACGTGCATCCGGAAGGAATAATTCATGGGTCCCGATAAACAGGGAGATTTTACCCAGATCTTTGATCTCGCCATGAAGCGGGCTGACCAGGTAGTGAGAGAGTGGCAGTTCACCTGCATATAATTTACCAGCTTCAACAAGCATGTCCCAGTTTAGCATGGGCTCATCATCAATCATTGCAATGACCTCGGGACTGCTCAATGTAATGTCAAGCCATGGGGATAACAGAATGATATCCTTGGGCTGAGGTAATCCTTGTTCTGCCAAATATTGCGCAAAGGCCAGCGTAAGGCCACCGCCCGCAGAATCACCCATGATGGTGATATTTTGCGGTTTGGTTATTTTCAAGATATGCTGATAGATGTTCAACACACATGCAATTGCATCCCTACACTGATAGTTTGGCGCTTTTGGATACACTGATGCATACACCGTACAATTTAATTGCTCCGTCAATTGATTCAGGAAATGCCAGTGCCATGTCAGTGGCTGCTCAACGTATCCTCCGCCAGGCAAATATAGAACAACCCGTTCATCAGATTGAGTGTTGGATTTCATAATATAAGTATCTACGGGGAGGCTCTGATCCTTGGTAATATTGTATTTGTGTTTAAGCTTCACAGGGACTTCATAGGGGACGCTATTACTCTTTCTACGTTCTTCCATAAATTCATGTACATTCATTTTTCTTTTCGTCATTTTGAGCAACAATTCTACAAGAAAACTTCGAATACTACGCATACTATCGACCTCCTTAGACAAATCATACTTGATTATAAGCATCAAATATATTTAATAATATTTTAGTATCCTAAACAATTAATTAAGGATAGGAAGAATGAGATGAATATTTCCCAGCTTCAATATCTAATATCTGCTGCACAATTCGGTTCATTTACCAAGGCAGCAAGTGTACATCATCTAACCGTGCCAACAATCAGCCAATCCATCAAACAGCTTGAAGAAGAGATGGATACCATCATTTTTCACCGCACCAAAAAGGGCGTTTCTCCGACAACAGAAGGGGAGTTGATCCTGAAACATGCAGCAGCTATTCTAAAAAATATAGACAGTATGCAGCAAGAATTGCTCATGTTAAAGGAAGATCATATGGAGAGCATTACGATTGCAACCATTCCCGGTTTTGTTCCGCAAGTCGTTCAGGCAACGTTAGAGCTAATGCAAAGTTATCCGGCGCTTAAGGTGCAGATGATTGAAGGAGATACTCAGACCGTCATGAAGCAAGTACAGGAAGGTTACGCGAACATGGGTTTATTATCCTACAGTAAAAGTCAACAAAATTCTACGTTTGAATGGTTCCCGATCGTTGAGGGCAGTGCTGTAATCATTATGAATACAAGCTCACCACTGCGTTTTTTCAAAATGATATCTCCAGAAACCTTGGAGAACGAAGTGTTTGTTCTATATAAAGATGAACATATCGAAAATATTGCCCATGATCTGATGTCTGCAAGTGCTGGCAATCGAATATCTCTAATTACGAATAACACTGATGCGTTGGGTCAGATGGTTGTTAAGGGCAATGCGATTACAATTGCTCCCGATTTTATCGTTAATGCTTTGGCCTCCACCTATAAGGAACAATTGGTCACGGTTCCAATCCAACAACTCGGCTCCGATAACAAACCCATACTGGGTAGAATTACAAAAGTGAATGAGCCAATCCCTATAATGGTTGAAGAATTTACAGCCAGACTTACGGATCTGGTTAATCATATTAGTCCCCAGATGAATTGAAGGACATACGGAGATATCGGCATCAACTTTTCTGTGCTTCTCACAGGAAAGTTGACTCACACCATAAAGTGATATATTTTTATATCAAATGATAATTTAAGTTTTTATATTTTCACAAAATACGAAGAGATTGGACGGATGCAGCTATGAAAATGCCTTCGAACATTAAATTAATGGTGGATAGCACTTCAGATTTATCAAAGCAACTGCTCGACCAGTACGATATCAGCGTTGTACCTTTATATGTCGTTATGGGCGCTCAATCCTACAAAGATAATATAGATATCATGACTGGAGAATTGTATCGTCGCTCAGATGAAGAAGGCATCATTCCCAAAACAGCAGCGCCATCTCCAGCCGATTTCATTCATTATTTTGAAAAATCACTCAAAGAAGGCAAACAAATCTTATATATCAGTATGTCATCCAAGGTGTCTTCCACTAACCAGAATGCACATATTGCAGCATCCGAGCTACCGCATGGGCAGGTTCATATCGTGGATTCCATGCATCTGTCTGCAAGCTATGCCATGCTGGTGGTACGTGCGGCAAGGGCACTTGAAGAGGGTTGTTCGCTTGAACAAGTGATCAAGGATATTGAGAATGTACGAGAGAAGGTTAATATTGAGGTATTCGTGGACCGTCTGGATTATCTGTATAAGGGTGGACGAGTGAGCAGTTTACAGCATTTGATCGGGAATGTCCTTAAAGTCCGTCCTGTGCTGAATATTATTCAGGGAGAAGTGCGCTCTATTCGGAAGTATCGCGGGAAAATGGAAAAGGCTCTGGACGGAGTTGTTCAAAAAATTGTTAGCCGTAAAGATGAGATTTGTCCAAACGTACTTATTATCGCTCAAACCTTTGCAGAGAAAATGACGGATAAACTGTATGCATCTCTGATGCAAACGAATCACTTTAAAGATATTATTCTTATTGAGGGCGGGTGTGTTATTGGCTCGCACACAGGTCCTGGTTCAATTGCTGTCAGTTATATCGATTTGTAAAACTCCATGTGACAGCTTTTTTCAGAATATCGGAGTAGAGATTAGCCAACCACCTAAGTGGTTGGTTTTTTTTATATTCAGAACCTTTATTCCAGAATTTAAGTGATATCTCCTATCTAGTGAAGTGTTGACAAAAACAAATGATCTTTGTATTATACCCATAGGGGTATACGTATTAATCTCCTGTTTATAACGGAGTGCAGAGCCATTTCTGAAGAAAAACATATCATTCGTTGCTCTGTTCTAATGCTTGTCTTATTCATAATCATATTGGAGGAGGTCGTTACAGTGTCCGAAATTAAAGTAGATCAAACCATTGATTGCAAGGGGCTTGCGTGTCCTATGCCGATCGTAAGAACGAAAAAGGCTATCGATCAACTTGATGCTGGTCAAGTTATTGAAATACAAGCTACAGATAAGGGTTCTCTCGCGGACATCCAAGGCTGGGCCAAAAATACAGGTCATCATTATCTGGGAACATTAGAGGATAATGACGTTCTTAAACATTATGTTCGCAAAGCGAGTGCGACCGAAACCAAAGAAGAGAAGAAACATCCATATGTCATTTCAACTGATGAATTACAGAAAAAACTTGCAGATCATGAGAAGGTGACTGTACTGGACGTACGTGAACCTGCTGAATATGCATTTAATCGAATTGCGGGAGCCATTTCTATTCCGCTTGGTGAACTCGAGAACCGAATCCAGGAGCTTAATCAGGAAGATGATATTTATGTTGTATGCCGAACCGGCAATCGTAGTGATCTGGCTTGTCAATTTCTTACCGAAAAAGGATTCAAAAAAGTAAATAATGTAGAGCCAGGCATGACTGGCTGGACAGGGCCAACAGAAAAATAAATAACAATTAAAAAATCGGAGGTAATAACAATGAGTACAAAAGTGGCTATTATTGCAAGCAATGGTGGGATGTTCGATGCATACAAAGTGTTTAATATTGCTACCGCTTCAGCAGCAACTGAAGCAGAGGTTGCCATTTTCTTCACATTTGAAGGATTAAACTTGATTCATAAGCAAGCCCATCACCAGCTGCCGCTCCCGGCAGGAGCTGAACATATTGCTGAAGGCTTTACAAATGCAAATGTTCCATCTATTCCACAGCTCGTAGAAATGGCTCAGGAGTTGGGAGTCAAAATTATAGCTTGTCAAATGACGATGGATGTAATGAACCTGACCAAAGAAGACTTTATCGATGGGATTGAGGTCGGCGGAGCAGTCACTTTTCTAGATTTTGCGAAGGATGCCAATGTTACATTGTCGTTCTAATGAGCTTGCAGGATGAAAGGGGAAACTAGCAATGGAATTAAGAACAATGACGGCAAAGGAACTAACTACTATTGTCTTGGCTAAAGAAGAAATATTTATCCTTGATGTTCGGAATGAAACAGATTTCAACGATTGGAAGATTGAAGGATACGGTGTAGATATCGTGAACATTCCTTATTTTGATCTGTTAGACGGCGTTGATGATGCACTCGACAAGATTCCTGATGGGAAAAAATTGCTTGTTGTTTGTGCAAAGGAAGGCTCTTCCAAATTTGTGGCAGAACAAATTGTTGAAGCTGGCAGAAGCAACGTCTATTACCTTGAAGGCGGCATGAAATCATGGAGTGAACATCTGGAACCCGTCAAAGTTGGCGAATTGAAGGATGGAGGTTCATTGTTTCAGTTCGTAAGAGTTGGGAAAGGCTGTTTGTCTTATATGGTTATTTCGGGGGGAGAAGCCGCAGTGATTGACACCCTGCGGATGACGGAAGTGTTTGAACAGTTTGCAAGAGAGCAAGGAGTACAAATTAAACACACACTGGATACACACCTGCATGCCGATCATATTTCAGGCGGACGAAAATTAGCTGAGCATACGGGTGCCACTTATTGGCTGCCTCCAAAAGATGCAACGGAAGTTACTTTTAATTATGAGAAGCTTGAAGAAGGGCGTGACATCAAGGTCGGCAGCACAACGATTCAAATTCAGCCCATTTACTCTCCCGGACACACCATCGGAAGCACATCCTTTATTATAGATAACCAATATCTGTTGACCGGCGATATCCTGTTCATTGAATCGATTGGTCGTCCTGATCTGGCGGGTCTTGCAGAGGATTGGGTAGGTGATCTTCGTGAAACACTTTATACACGATATAAAGTACTTTCTTCAGAGCTTATCGTCCTGCCTGCACACTTTGGAAAAGTAACGGAGCTCGGGGAAGGCGGCCGAGTTATGGCGAAACTTTCTGATTTGTATCAAAAAAATCCGGGCCTTAACATTGGTGATGAGCAAGATTTCCGTCGCACGGTGACCAAGAATCTTCCACCTCAACCGAATGCGTATCAGGAGATCCGGCAGACAAACATGGGTAAAATTACACCCGATGAAGATAAACAACGTGAGATGGAAATTGGTCCCAACCGCTGTGCCGTGCATGACAATTAAAAGGAGGAACATGAGATGAAAACAGATATGACTGTAGATACGAAAGGATTGGCATGTCCTATGCCGATTGTTAAAGCAAAGAAAGCACTGGATAGTCTGGAAGCCGGACAGATCATGGAAGTCCTGTCTACGGATAAAGGTTCCCTTAATGACTTTCAGGCTTGGGTGAAGCAAACGAAACATGAATTGATTTCTCATGAGGAAAAGGATGGAGTGTATACGTTTTACGTTCGAAAAATCTAAATCACTACAATAAGCGAACACGCAGTAGGAAGCCGGGCAAATGTTCGCGTGTTTAAAACTGGCTTAATTCAGATTAAGCCAGGGAAAGGAGGAGAACTATGGATTTCCTCATGTTGATCATTATGATCACTCTTGGCTTAATCGGGTCCTTTTTCTCAGGGTTGTTAGGGATCGGTGGGGCCATTATTAACTATCCGCTATTGCTGTATGTACCTCCACTATTCGGGGTAGCTCATTTCACAGCTCATGAGGTTTCTTCAATTAGCATGTTTCAGGTTTTCTTTGCTTCGCTTGCAGGCGTTCTGGCATTTCAGAAAAACAGCAAAGGAAAGCTGGAGCCACCCGTCATTCATAAGGGACTCGTTGTTTATATGGGAAGCGGGATTCTGGCAGGAAGTCTGATCGGAGGATATATATCGGGATTGCTTCAAGGAGATGTTATTAACCTGATCTACGGCATTCTTGCTTTGTTGGCAGTTATACTGATGCTGATTCCTCGCAGGGGCTCGGATAATATACAAGATCATCTTCAATTTAATAAAATCATCGCGGTTGTGTCAGCGTTTATCGTGGGTATTGTCTCGGGAATTGTCGGTGCGGGCGGGGCGTTCATTCTCATTCCCATCATGCTCACCATTCTTAAAATACCGACACGTACGACCATCGCTTCTTCACTTGCCATCGTCTTTATCTCAGCCATCGGCGGGGTAATTGGAAAGCTTACTGGCGGACATATTCCTTTATGGCCAACTTTATTTACAGTCGTAGGAAGTTTGATCGGTGCTCCTCTAGGATCCAAAATCAGTTCCAAAATCAATGTCAAGGTGCTTCAGTATGGACTCGTTGTATTGATTGCGCTGACAGCCGTGAAAGTTTGGTCAACAATTCTTTAGAGGAGCGAAACACATTCTCAAGATATTGTAATTTATGTATTCAAGAAAGCGGGGATTAAGATTAATGGCAGATAAATCAACGATCGTCTTATTCAGCGGGGAGCTGGATAAAGCAATCGCGGCGTTCATTATTGCAAATGGAGCAGCGGCATATGATCACGAAGTAACGATATTTTTCACGTTCTGGGGGCTGAATGCTCTTCGGAAAGACGAGGTTATCCAGACCAAAAAAGGTTTTCTGGAAAAGGCCTTTGGATGGATGATGCCACGAGGAGCCAACAAACTTGGTCTTTCCAAAATGAATTTTGGCGGTTTGGGTCCGCAAATGATTAAACATGTTATGAAAAAACACAATGCCTTATCCCTGCCTCAATTGATGGAATTGGCACAAGAACAAGGAGTGAAGCTGGTTGCTTGTACCATGACCATGGATCTTCTAGGTTTAAAACAGGAAGAGTTACTCGATGGTTTGCAATATGCAGGTGTTGCTGCTTATCTGGGTGATGCATCGAACGGAAAGGTAAACTTATTTATTTAAAGGTGTAAGCTAACCTTTTTTGCTCTATAATATACCTATACTGGTATGCTATAAAGGAGAGTAGATTGGATATGGAATATCATTATTCAGATAGCTTAAAAACACGTTTGCGCAAAATTGAAGGACAGGTCCGTGGTGTGCTTCGTCTAATGGAAGAAGATAAACCTTGTAAAGAGGTTGTTGCTCAGTTGTCCGCTGTCCGTAATGCTTCTGACCGGGCTCTAGCACAAATTGTGGCAGATAATCTCCAACAATGTATCAAGGCTGAACAAGAAGCTGGCAATAATGATACGAGTAAGTTAGTGAAGGAAGCGGTGGAGCTTCTTGTGAAAAGCCGATAGGCAAGGTACAAGAATCAGAATTAAAATGGAGAGTCTGGCTAGACTTGAGAAAGTTCTAGTCTGTTGTTACAATACCCATAGGGGTATATGTTTAAAATGATAATGGACGGCATATGGATACATTCAGCATATGTTCGGTTTGAAGATAAATAGAAAGCATCTTGAAAACCATATTTTTTATAAAAGGAGCGGATGTAGATGGCATTTCAAATTCCAAAAGTAATCACCCCTCAAGAGGTATCGTCGCAGTTGAAACAAGGGGAGCAGCTATACCTGCTAGATGTTCGGGAGGATGCTGAGTGGGAAGAAGGACATGTACAGGGGGCAAAACATATTCCGCTAGGCCAGTTGATGGAACGGGTTGAGGAACTGCCAGTCTCACAAGAGATCATTGTGATCTGCCGAAGCGGGAACCGTAGCGGCCTGGCCTGTGAACTTTTACATGAGAAAGGGTTCCAGATTGTGAATATGACAGGCGGTCTTAGCAACTGGACAGATTACGATCAATTGGTTAGATAAGACCTGTTCACTGCAGGAATGAAAGCACGTGGAAGAAAGGATGTTATGAATGACACTGGTGTATATTGCAGCTACAATTGGTATCCTATGGCTAATCATTCAGCTCTGGCCGGTCTCCTCCCTAACCTATGTGAACAGCAAGGAATGGGACCCGTCACAGAAACGGTGGTCTAACGTCAGAATACTGGATATCAGAGACTCAAGCGAGTACTGGCAAGATCATATCCCGGGTTCAATTAATATATCCATTGGCCGATTGTCTGCAGTCTGGATGAAGGAGCTGTCACCCGATCAGGAGGTCATGATCTTTTCACGGAATTGGCTATCCCGCCAAAAAGCAGCCCGCATACTGGCACGCCGTGGATTCAGACAGTTGTATGCAGTGAAGGGTTGTTATTTTGCCATGAATAGAAAGGGAGAGTCCAGTGAACACAAGCACTGTTATTAATATCGCCATTTTGCTTCTGATTGTATGGTTCCTCTATACTCGACTGAAGCCGGTCACCGGCTTGACCAACCTAAAACCGGATGAATTCCGACAGGCCATCAAAACAAACCCTCCAGGCATGGTGGTGGATGTGCGCGAGCCTGCTGAATATAAAAGAGGGTATATTCCGGGAGCAATTAACATCCCCTTGTCGCAACTGCAGCAGCGATTAAGCGAGATTCCACAGAACAAGCGTGTTTTTCTATACTGCCAGAGTGGCATGCGCAGCAAGAGTGCAGCCAAAATATTAAGCAAGCAAGGCTACACTCAGATCTCTAATCTTCAAGGCGGCGTAAGTGCATGGAGAGAAAAATTGATTTCCAAAAAATAAATTCCCCACCTATATGCTGTATAACAGCAGTCCATTCATCGGGCTGCTGTTTTTTGACGTTTTTCAAAACAAATAATTAAACCCGGGTAATATTGACTTTATATTTTTACCCGGGTAATATAAAAGAGTCAAGGTAAGATCAGAGAAGGAGGAGTCATATGCAAGCTTCATCACACCCAATCAGCTACACCGCTTTTGTGGATCGAGCCTGCTTCGCGAAGGGCTCATTACAACATGTTGTTGGTATTGCCAAAGATAATCTGGAGGACAGTCAACTTGCACAAATCCTTATTTTCCATGATGGGACAGGTAAACCGGTTGACGTTGATTTTCGCGGGAGCACCGTTGAAGTGCTTGACCGATTACACGGCGAGGGTATGGAAGGGCCTACTTCGGATACAACAGAAAAAGAAAATGAACAGCCTGCTCGCAAGGTTGGTCGTCCCAAGCTGGGCGTAGTATCTGGCGAAGTTACGCTACTTCCCAGGCAATGGGAATGGTTGAAAGCTCAACCCGGAGGCGCTTCTGTCACATTGAGGAAACTGATTGATGAAGCCCGCCGTGTGGGTGAGAGTGAAAGTAAAGTTCGTGCCGCTCAAGAAGCGACGTATCATTTCATGACTGCAATGGCAGGCGACTTTGACCAGTATGAAGAGGCTCTGAGAGCACTGTATGCCGGCAATGAAGCTCTTTTTTACGAATGGATTGATGACTGGACGCCAGATATCAGAGACTATGTTAAGGATTTGGCCAAAGGTGCGTTCATGCAACAAATATAAATTTGAAGGAGAATATTTTAATGAATAGATTAAACGTTAATGGTATTGATCTTGCTTATGACAGTTATGGCGATGAAAAGCATGAAACCATTCTCTTGATCGCCGGGCTGGGAACACAAATGATCCGATGGACGGCCCCCTTTTGTGAAATGCTGGCAGCCAGAGGATACAGGGTAATTCGTTTTGACAATAGAGACACCGGATTATCTACTCATTTTAGTCATCACGATCCTCTGGATTTTGAAACACTCGCCAGAACACTTATGTCAGGACAACGCCCCCATATACCTTACACGCTTGAGGATATGTCTGATGATACGATTGGATTGTTAGATGCACTGGACATCGCGAAAGCACATATTGTTGGACGTTCCATGGGTGGTATGATAGCCCAACTCACTGCCAGCCGTTATCCCGAGAGAGTGATCTCGCTAACTTCAATCATGTCCACTACAGGCAATCCAGAACTTCCGCAGACTTCACCAGAGATCATGGCGTTAATGACTCGTCCAGCTCCGAACCCGAGAGAGGATGAGGCAGGATATCTGGCTCAAAGTACGGCTTTTGCCAGACAGATTGCAGGTACGGGTTATGCGTTTAACGAGGAAGAGTATCATTCCATGATTCGTGAAGAACTGCGACGAGCGTATGATCCGGGCAGTATCGGAAGACAAATTGCAGCTATTGCCGTATCCGGAGACCGGCGTCCGCAACTCGCAAAAATAGGTGTGCCCACGTTAGTCATCCATGGAGCGGAAGACTCCATGTTTGTGCCAGCATGCGGAGAAGACACGGCGAAAGCCATCCCGGGCTCCGAATATATGGTGCTTAAAGGCATGGGACATGATTTGCCGGAACAGCTGTTTGGAACGGTCATTGACGGAATTGTTCGAACAGCTCAGCGTAACAAACCGAATTGAAATGATGAATCATAGACCTCCAAAGTGGCCTTAGAAAACAATTTCTAAGGCCTTTGTGTTTATCTTTAGATAATAGATAATCTGACGATTTTATCGTCAACAAGTACAAAATGATAATTCAATAATAGTGGATCGGGTAGACCAGTCTTGTCGTAGGTACCATCGAGCTTGCATGTTAGCACAATTTCATCTCCTATTTTTTTTGCCTTTGTTGGCTTTAAGGTTACATTCGCCGCGAAATGGTTTTGATCACTCCATTCCCGAATCGCCTGTTTACCATTTCGCTTTTTTCCTTCATCTAATACAACGGCATTTTCTGAAAAACAATCTACAAATACTGCTGGGTCTGGTTTATTAGATGCATGAATGTATTTGCTAATTACAAACGGTAAATGATTGAGATCCATATTGTTCCTCCTCTTATTAAATCGCATTAGACGGTAGGGATAGTTCCCCCATCAATGACATATTCACTACCTGTAATAGATGCTGCTCGGTCTGATACCAGAAATGCGGCCAGCTCAGCGACTTCTTCAGGAAACCCTGGCCGTCCAATGGGGATACCTCCGAGTGAAGTCATGAGTTGTTCAAGAGCACTTTCTCGACTTCCAGTTTCCGCTGCGATCCGATCAATTAGTGCGTCAGCCGCTTCTGTCTGGATAAACCCTGGAGACAATGTATTTATGCGAATTCCTTGAGGGGAAAATTCATTTGATAGTCCCTTGCTATAATTAGCCAGCGCGGCTTTTGCAGATGCATAAGCCAGTGTAGTTTCATATAAAGGCAAACGTCTTTGGATAGAAGTGAAATGAAGAATAACGCCTGAATTATTTTCTAACATAAGTGGAATTAAGCCACGATCAAGTCGAACTGCTGCGAGTAAATTCCAATTTAATGCATGAAGCCAATCGTCATCATTCAATACAAGTGCGCCTCCAGGTGGTGTGGTTGATCCACCTACGCAATGGACAATAATATCGATGCCTCCAAGTTGTTCTTTTACTGCTGTAATTATTTGATCTGTACCTTCAGGTGTGGCGACATCTGCTTGAACAAATTTCACTGAATTGGGCAAGTCAGTGGATACTGAACGGGCAGTAGTAAGGACTGTAGCTCCGGCGTTTGCAAGTCTTTTTACAACAGCTTGTCCCATTCCCTTTGTTCCTCCAGTTACCAGCACCTTTTTGCCTTTAAATTCAGATAGAGAGTACTCAAATTCTTTATGCATAATTATTCCTCCTAGTAATAATATTCAATGATTAAAAACTGCTTTGTCTCTTAACATTGTGTTATGAGAGAGGAGCTAGAACTAATACTACACTTGCCACTTTCATAACGTCCAATTTATTATAATAATGAAAATGATGAATAATATTAATATAGGAGGTTGTCCTAATGGAACTTACACAATTAGAATACTTTATGACCGTTGCACGGCTTGAACATATGACATTAGCCTCCAAAAAACTCGGTATTACTCAGCCAGCGTTAAGTCATGCAATTGCCAAGCTTGAAAATGAAATAGGAGCTCCATTATT of Paenibacillus sp. FSL R5-0517 contains these proteins:
- a CDS encoding DUF2239 family protein; amino-acid sequence: MQASSHPISYTAFVDRACFAKGSLQHVVGIAKDNLEDSQLAQILIFHDGTGKPVDVDFRGSTVEVLDRLHGEGMEGPTSDTTEKENEQPARKVGRPKLGVVSGEVTLLPRQWEWLKAQPGGASVTLRKLIDEARRVGESESKVRAAQEATYHFMTAMAGDFDQYEEALRALYAGNEALFYEWIDDWTPDIRDYVKDLAKGAFMQQI
- a CDS encoding rhodanese-like domain-containing protein — encoded protein: MNTSTVINIAILLLIVWFLYTRLKPVTGLTNLKPDEFRQAIKTNPPGMVVDVREPAEYKRGYIPGAINIPLSQLQQRLSEIPQNKRVFLYCQSGMRSKSAAKILSKQGYTQISNLQGGVSAWREKLISKK
- a CDS encoding alpha/beta hydrolase — encoded protein: MNRLNVNGIDLAYDSYGDEKHETILLIAGLGTQMIRWTAPFCEMLAARGYRVIRFDNRDTGLSTHFSHHDPLDFETLARTLMSGQRPHIPYTLEDMSDDTIGLLDALDIAKAHIVGRSMGGMIAQLTASRYPERVISLTSIMSTTGNPELPQTSPEIMALMTRPAPNPREDEAGYLAQSTAFARQIAGTGYAFNEEEYHSMIREELRRAYDPGSIGRQIAAIAVSGDRRPQLAKIGVPTLVIHGAEDSMFVPACGEDTAKAIPGSEYMVLKGMGHDLPEQLFGTVIDGIVRTAQRNKPN
- a CDS encoding DsrE/DsrF/DrsH-like family protein gives rise to the protein MADKSTIVLFSGELDKAIAAFIIANGAAAYDHEVTIFFTFWGLNALRKDEVIQTKKGFLEKAFGWMMPRGANKLGLSKMNFGGLGPQMIKHVMKKHNALSLPQLMELAQEQGVKLVACTMTMDLLGLKQEELLDGLQYAGVAAYLGDASNGKVNLFI
- a CDS encoding rhodanese-like domain-containing protein; its protein translation is MAFQIPKVITPQEVSSQLKQGEQLYLLDVREDAEWEEGHVQGAKHIPLGQLMERVEELPVSQEIIVICRSGNRSGLACELLHEKGFQIVNMTGGLSNWTDYDQLVR
- a CDS encoding sulfite exporter TauE/SafE family protein, with amino-acid sequence MDFLMLIIMITLGLIGSFFSGLLGIGGAIINYPLLLYVPPLFGVAHFTAHEVSSISMFQVFFASLAGVLAFQKNSKGKLEPPVIHKGLVVYMGSGILAGSLIGGYISGLLQGDVINLIYGILALLAVILMLIPRRGSDNIQDHLQFNKIIAVVSAFIVGIVSGIVGAGGAFILIPIMLTILKIPTRTTIASSLAIVFISAIGGVIGKLTGGHIPLWPTLFTVVGSLIGAPLGSKISSKINVKVLQYGLVVLIALTAVKVWSTIL
- a CDS encoding rhodanese-like domain-containing protein — its product is MTLVYIAATIGILWLIIQLWPVSSLTYVNSKEWDPSQKRWSNVRILDIRDSSEYWQDHIPGSINISIGRLSAVWMKELSPDQEVMIFSRNWLSRQKAARILARRGFRQLYAVKGCYFAMNRKGESSEHKHCY
- a CDS encoding metal-sensitive transcriptional regulator, whose product is MEYHYSDSLKTRLRKIEGQVRGVLRLMEEDKPCKEVVAQLSAVRNASDRALAQIVADNLQQCIKAEQEAGNNDTSKLVKEAVELLVKSR
- a CDS encoding sulfurtransferase TusA family protein, encoding MKTDMTVDTKGLACPMPIVKAKKALDSLEAGQIMEVLSTDKGSLNDFQAWVKQTKHELISHEEKDGVYTFYVRKI
- a CDS encoding MBL fold metallo-hydrolase, with the translated sequence MELRTMTAKELTTIVLAKEEIFILDVRNETDFNDWKIEGYGVDIVNIPYFDLLDGVDDALDKIPDGKKLLVVCAKEGSSKFVAEQIVEAGRSNVYYLEGGMKSWSEHLEPVKVGELKDGGSLFQFVRVGKGCLSYMVISGGEAAVIDTLRMTEVFEQFAREQGVQIKHTLDTHLHADHISGGRKLAEHTGATYWLPPKDATEVTFNYEKLEEGRDIKVGSTTIQIQPIYSPGHTIGSTSFIIDNQYLLTGDILFIESIGRPDLAGLAEDWVGDLRETLYTRYKVLSSELIVLPAHFGKVTELGEGGRVMAKLSDLYQKNPGLNIGDEQDFRRTVTKNLPPQPNAYQEIRQTNMGKITPDEDKQREMEIGPNRCAVHDN